CGTCAGCAGGCGATACAGACGCAGAATATCACCCGCGATATATCTGTTAGGTATAGTTGATGAGTATAGCCACCTAGTATAGTCGCCAATTATAGCCATCTAGTATATCCGAAACCCTCCAGTTATGCTCCTTCGGGGCGCGCACGTACCGTATCGAGGGCGTCGCACTCGACGGTGGGGTCTCCGCCGAGGTCCTGCCGCCCGAGACGTCATAATCGACGGTGTACAGTCGCCGGAGGCGGTAGCGGTCGGCGGGACTCGGACGTTACCAGTGAGGAGTATAGTTAGATAGTATAGATATATACTATAGTTCAGCACAATAGTCGTATCTCGTAGCGACATTGTCTGACTTAAGCTTATATCACTACTTCTCGACAGTCACACGTGATGCTCACCTACACCCCCGTTTCGGAGGCGGGCGGCGTCGGAAAGACGACGACGGCCGCGACGCTCGCGGCGAGTCACGCGCGCGCGGGTCACGACGTCCTCGCGATCGACATGGACACGCAAAACGGGAGCCTCACGTATTTCTTCGGTCCCGACTACGACCGCGGCGACCCGACCGTCGATAATCTCGTCCGTCACCTGGTCGGGCGTCCGAAAGGTGACTTTCACGATCTCGCTCTCGAAGTCGAAGGCGGGATCGATCTGATCCCGTCGCACAACATGCTCGAGGACCTCCACGAGTTCCTCCTCAACGAGAAGGACCAGGCCGAGAACTTCGGGGAGTCCTACAGCATGTACCACCAGCTCCACCGCGTCCTCCGCGAGGCGAACGTCCGCGACGAGTACGACGTGGTGATCGTCGATTCGGCCGGGAAGGCGGGCCCGATCCTCTACAACGCGCTGGTCGCGGTCAGGAACGTCGTCATCCCGTTCGAGGCGACGGCGAAGGGCCAGGAATCGATCGAAGGGCTGGACGACCTCGTCGACGGACTGGAACAGAGTATCGACGTCGACGTCGGCGTACTGGCGATCGTGCCGATCGGATACAGGGACACGCGCGATCAGCGAGAGATCCTCGGGAACCTGCGCGAGAGCGGATTCCCGGTACCGGTGGTCGTCGGCGAGCGCGGTTCGCTGATGGAGGGTAGCTGGAAGCAACAGTGCAGCCCATACGCCTACGTCGAGGACCACCGCGAGCGAAAACGCGACTACGAACTCGAGACGCTCGACCAGTTCGACGAACTCGCCCGGCATCTCGAACGCGAAGCGGGCCTGGACACGCCGGAGGTGGTGGCGTAATGGGGCTCAAGTCCGGTTCGCGGGACGCCGGTTTCGACGAATCTGCGGACGACACAGAGCGATCCACACGGGAGACGGACGGGGCAAAGCCGGAACGAGAGACGGCCGCCGAGTCGTCGCCTACCGGTAGGAGTGGAGGGGACGCGAACCCCGCGTCCGGTTCCGAAACCGGGGCGCAGCGCCCCACGATGGACTCGATTCCGTACAAACTCCGCCGCGAGAAGGTAAACGAAGGGCGCGAACAGGTTCCGTACTTCCTTCGAGAGGAGATCATCGACGCCGAGGCCGATCTTCGGGATACGCTCGAAGCGCTGCTCGGCGAGGACGTCTACAAGTCGGATTATCGGGAGGCCGCGATGGTCGTCGCGCAGCGTAATCCAGAACTCATCGCCGAGGTCCTCCGCGAGTGGGGATACGACCTCGACGCTACTTGACCGAGGTCCACTGGAAGGCTCCAGAGGGGGAGTCGTCCAGGCCCGGAACTCGCCGTCTTTTCGCCGTTCGTCCCCCGGGGCGACCAAGTCCCCACCGGTGATCCCCTCCTGCGGGCCCGCGGTCGGCCTCCGAGTTCGCTTACGCCGGCCACTCCGTTTTCGGTACCCCCGATCCTACCGCGTGCGTGATTTCGCCGCCCCCTCCCGAACCGGATCACGTCTTCCACTCCTCGAAGGACCGTTCCGCTAGGCGCTCTACCGCGAACGTATTATACGCTTTCCGCCCTCGTCCCAGTCGATTCGGCCAGAGAGTCAGTCCCTCACGGCCGGTCATGAGACATGAACCACATTCACCAGCTATAGCGTATCGCTATACTATACAACTATACTCTATCGCCGTGACTGTCGTCCGACGCTCATCGGACGGGGGGAGGAGATCGCGGATCGAATTGCTCTATTGAAAATGCGGTACGGCAGTGGGGTCATAGCTTCTTGGTCATCTTCTTGATGTTGTGGATCGCAAACATCAGGACGATTTCACGGAACTGGCGGTACCAGAACCGCGAACGCAGGGCGGAGTCCTGCGTTCGCTTGGTCGTTGAATAGGACGTTTCTGCCATCCAGCGCTGCGTGTACCCGGTCAACTGGTTGAGCGTGTTGTGTGCGACAGCCATCGGTGTCGATCCGCGGTGGTGAACACGGTACTCGAGATCGTATGCGGAGAGCTCGTATTCGGTGTGCCAGTCTTGAAAGCCGTTGTCGGCGACCACGGCCCGCAGGTCGTCCGCGTTCCGGCGGACGACCCGCGGGCCAGCCTGTGTGTCGGGTTCACGCTCGATACAGCAGTGCACGTCCAGCACCGCGAGCGATGCTGTATCGGTCAGTGTCGTCGCTTTGATCGTCGTGACGGTGCGCCCGCGTCGCTGGAGGTAGTACTGGGAGGCTTGCTTGCGTTCGAAGAACGTGCTGTCGAGCGCGACGTGGCCAGACTGGCGGAGTTGCTGCGCGGACGCGCGCAGCAACGCCCGCCAGACGTACATCGCATACCGATCCAGTGAGTAGTAGAATGTCGTTGGATCGGGGAGCGCGTCCGGATGTAGTCCGAGGAGGTCACACACCGCAGGCATAAGACTGAGGCGATCGACGAGTTCGGTGAAGGTGTGACCCTCTTCCTTGCGAAGACAGTGGGCGACGATGTGAGCCTCGCGGGGAAGCCCGCCAGAGGCGGGCCTCCCCGCTCGATTCCCTAACGCTTGTTTAGCTACGCGGAGTACGTTCTGGACGAAGTCGAGGAGTGCGATTGCCATATCCACCTTCTCGACTTCATCTTCTCAAACTCTTCCGGAGTGATCCCGACGCTGTCTGTCGTTTTCAATAGAGCAGATCGAATAGAAATCCTAGCTGTAGTTACCAGTCATATCTCACGGCTATAATATATAGCTATAACAGAGGGTGGACCGGTGAGGTTGTTATCCGGCAGGGCAGTCCCCATCTACACAGGACGCTACTCCCATCGCGGACGGCGTCGGGGGTCGCTTCGAGTACCGACCGGACGGATCGTGGTAATTATCTGCGTCGATGCTGCGGAAGCGGATCGAGGCCCCGTCAGGATCGTCATTCCGGGGGATCAGCCCGCGTATCGACACGGAAACGTGCGAGAACGCCGACGTCCGGTAGAGAAAACGCGTAGTTCGACCGCTGTACGGTCTGAAGTCGGAATGTTCCGAGACTATAAATCTTATGTCGCTATATCAAGTGTTGGGTTCGGGGGGCACACAGGTTCGGAGGATAGGCCGTTTTTGAGCCAAATTTCGCGGAGTATAGATGCTATCTGGCAGTGAGGAGCCGCATTTGAACGCTTTGGACAATTGACCATCGCAGAGGCGGTGGACGCAGTCGAACAGACGCGCCCGGCCGATTCGTCGACATCGTCACGCACGAACGACACGGGCCACCGTCGTCGTACCTCTATCAAACCGTGGATCGGTGAATCGGTTCGTCGAGATCTCGGATCACGGACGGGCCCCTGTGGCGGATACGGTACTCGCGTGAGCATCGAATCGACCGACTGAGGGGTTCTCCAACGTGGGCGGTGCGTTGCGATTCACCCGAGGTTTGCCCGCGACCACTCCAACGCTTTGCGGAGAAGCCCAACGCCTACGACCACCCACGCAGCGAGTGCGATGTACACAAAGACTCGAGGGAGTATGTGAAGTATTCCGATCCCCGCTTCGCTCGCGAGGCGGGACGTACTCACTGTGTACATCCCGAGCGGGAAGACCATCCCCCAGTACCGTGGGTCGTACCCCTCTGGGCGATGCGGCAGTGCGATTCC
The window above is part of the Halomarina pelagica genome. Proteins encoded here:
- a CDS encoding transposase, with translation MAIALLDFVQNVLRVAKQALGNRAGRPASGGLPREAHIVAHCLRKEEGHTFTELVDRLSLMPAVCDLLGLHPDALPDPTTFYYSLDRYAMYVWRALLRASAQQLRQSGHVALDSTFFERKQASQYYLQRRGRTVTTIKATTLTDTASLAVLDVHCCIEREPDTQAGPRVVRRNADDLRAVVADNGFQDWHTEYELSAYDLEYRVHHRGSTPMAVAHNTLNQLTGYTQRWMAETSYSTTKRTQDSALRSRFWYRQFREIVLMFAIHNIKKMTKKL
- a CDS encoding ParA family protein, which translates into the protein MLTYTPVSEAGGVGKTTTAATLAASHARAGHDVLAIDMDTQNGSLTYFFGPDYDRGDPTVDNLVRHLVGRPKGDFHDLALEVEGGIDLIPSHNMLEDLHEFLLNEKDQAENFGESYSMYHQLHRVLREANVRDEYDVVIVDSAGKAGPILYNALVAVRNVVIPFEATAKGQESIEGLDDLVDGLEQSIDVDVGVLAIVPIGYRDTRDQREILGNLRESGFPVPVVVGERGSLMEGSWKQQCSPYAYVEDHRERKRDYELETLDQFDELARHLEREAGLDTPEVVA